The proteins below come from a single uncultured Carboxylicivirga sp. genomic window:
- a CDS encoding type I restriction-modification system subunit M — MSEDQKKLLEAQLWGIANLLRGKISADDYRDYILGFIFYKYLSEKQYLYANELLEGEKITDYIKVTDTETLEAIKEESLLKLGYFLKPKELFSELAKKGNADTESESNYIIEDLQAVMNHIEQSTMGTESEDDFTALFEDLDLTSTKIGRTVGARNEIIVKILNHLDKIDFKLQDVDSDVLGDAYEYLIAKFAAGAGKSAGEFYTPQQVSKILAKIVTSGKKKLKSVYDPTCGSGSLLLRVAKEVEVVDEYYGQELNRTTFNLARMNMILHDVHYRNFDIRQEDTLENPQHLDKRFEAVVANPPFSAHWKSDENPLNSTDERFSQYGKLAPKTKADYAFVTHMVHQLADNGTMATVLPHGVLFRGAAEGVIRRYLIEDRNYLDAVIGLPANIFYGTSIPTCILVFKKCREVDDNVVFIDASGDDHFIKVGNQNELRDCDVEKIVTTYRNREAIDKYSYLASLEEIAENDYNLNIPRYVDTFEEEEPVDINAVMQEIKTLEAKRSELDLEINGYFQELGLSFF, encoded by the coding sequence ATGTCAGAAGACCAGAAGAAATTATTGGAAGCCCAACTTTGGGGCATTGCCAATTTATTAAGAGGCAAGATTAGTGCAGATGATTACCGGGATTATATTCTCGGTTTTATCTTTTATAAGTACCTGAGTGAAAAACAATACTTATATGCCAATGAATTACTTGAAGGAGAAAAGATAACCGATTATATAAAAGTAACTGATACCGAAACCTTAGAAGCTATAAAAGAGGAATCGCTTTTGAAACTAGGTTACTTTTTAAAACCTAAAGAGTTGTTTTCTGAACTGGCTAAAAAAGGGAATGCTGATACCGAAAGTGAAAGCAACTATATTATAGAAGACTTGCAAGCCGTAATGAATCACATTGAACAAAGTACAATGGGAACTGAATCAGAGGACGATTTCACGGCTTTATTCGAAGATTTGGATTTAACGTCAACAAAGATTGGTAGGACTGTTGGTGCAAGAAATGAAATTATAGTTAAAATATTGAATCATCTCGACAAAATTGATTTTAAACTACAAGATGTTGATTCTGATGTATTGGGAGATGCTTACGAATATTTAATTGCAAAATTTGCTGCCGGAGCCGGAAAATCAGCCGGAGAGTTCTATACTCCCCAACAAGTATCTAAAATACTGGCTAAGATTGTTACCAGCGGAAAGAAGAAATTAAAATCGGTTTATGACCCAACATGCGGTTCCGGTTCTTTGTTGTTGCGTGTAGCTAAAGAGGTTGAAGTTGTTGACGAATACTACGGACAGGAACTTAACCGTACTACATTTAATCTTGCTCGCATGAACATGATTTTGCACGATGTTCATTACCGTAATTTCGATATTCGCCAGGAAGATACTTTAGAAAACCCACAACATCTCGATAAACGTTTTGAGGCTGTGGTTGCTAATCCCCCATTCTCAGCTCATTGGAAAAGCGATGAAAATCCATTGAACAGCACCGATGAACGTTTTAGTCAATACGGTAAATTGGCACCAAAAACTAAAGCTGATTATGCCTTTGTTACCCACATGGTTCACCAATTGGCCGATAACGGAACAATGGCTACAGTATTACCTCACGGAGTTTTGTTTCGTGGTGCAGCCGAAGGTGTTATTCGCAGATATTTAATTGAAGACCGCAATTATCTTGATGCTGTAATAGGCTTACCTGCCAATATTTTCTACGGAACATCTATACCAACCTGTATTTTGGTATTTAAAAAGTGCCGTGAAGTTGATGACAATGTGGTATTTATTGATGCCAGTGGCGATGACCACTTTATTAAAGTTGGTAATCAAAATGAATTGAGGGATTGTGATGTTGAGAAAATTGTAACCACATATCGAAATCGTGAAGCCATTGATAAGTACTCCTACCTTGCGTCTTTAGAAGAGATTGCAGAGAACGATTATAACCTAAACATTCCTCGCTATGTTGATACATTTGAAGAGGAAGAGCCTGTGGATATTAATGCGGTAATGCAGGAAATTAAAACACTGGAAGCCAAACGCTCAGAACTGGACCTTGAAATTAACGGCTATTTTCAGGAATTGGGATTGAGTTTTTTTTAA
- a CDS encoding PDDEXK nuclease domain-containing protein, translating to MSEDKLDINSNLFADIQQLIDHGKQQVAQAVNIGITATYWNIGKRIKEDILENKRADYGKQILHALSAKLTLEYGSGYSAKNLNRMMQFYESFSDNQIVATLWRQLSWSHFKLLIPLNTDLEREFYAQMCRIENWSTRTLQKKIDSMLFERTAISKKPEELAKLELQALKESDKLSPDLVFKDHYVLDFLNLKDTYAEKDLEAAILREIENFLIELGSGFTFVARQKRMIIDNTDFNLDLLFYHRKLKRLIAIDLKIGKFKPAYKGQMELYLRYLEKHDTEPDEERPIGLILCAEGNQEQIELLQLDKANIKVAEYITQHLPKELLAKKLHQFTITAKRLIEKRDKE from the coding sequence ATGTCAGAAGACAAGTTAGATATAAACAGCAATCTATTTGCAGATATTCAACAGCTAATTGACCATGGTAAACAGCAGGTAGCTCAGGCGGTGAATATTGGAATTACCGCCACATACTGGAACATTGGTAAGCGAATTAAAGAAGATATCCTTGAAAATAAGCGAGCTGATTACGGAAAACAAATTTTGCATGCACTGAGTGCAAAATTAACATTGGAATATGGGTCTGGTTACTCTGCCAAAAATTTAAATAGAATGATGCAATTCTACGAGTCTTTTTCTGATAATCAAATTGTCGCTACACTGTGGCGACAATTGAGTTGGTCTCATTTTAAACTGCTTATTCCTTTAAATACAGACTTAGAACGTGAGTTTTATGCACAGATGTGTCGAATTGAAAACTGGAGCACACGTACCCTGCAAAAGAAAATAGACTCAATGCTGTTTGAACGCACAGCTATCAGTAAAAAGCCCGAAGAACTTGCGAAACTAGAACTTCAAGCATTAAAAGAAAGCGATAAACTCTCTCCGGATTTAGTTTTTAAAGACCATTATGTCCTTGACTTCTTAAACCTAAAAGATACTTATGCAGAGAAAGACCTGGAAGCTGCCATACTTAGGGAGATAGAAAACTTCTTAATTGAATTGGGTTCTGGTTTCACCTTTGTTGCCCGACAAAAACGTATGATAATCGACAATACCGATTTTAATCTTGATTTGTTGTTTTATCACCGGAAATTGAAACGTTTAATAGCTATAGACCTTAAAATCGGGAAATTTAAACCTGCCTATAAAGGACAAATGGAACTGTATTTGCGATATCTTGAAAAACATGATACCGAACCGGATGAAGAACGACCAATAGGCTTAATACTTTGTGCTGAAGGAAACCAGGAACAAATTGAGCTTCTTCAATTGGATAAAGCAAACATAAAGGTTGCCGAATACATAACCCAACATTTACCTAAAGAGCTTTTAGCCAAAAAATTGCATCAATTTACAATTACTGCTAAAAGGCTTATTGAAAAACGAGACAAGGAATAA
- a CDS encoding DUF6088 family protein, with amino-acid sequence MQSVEFKIEKTIKSKPKGYLLFSDDFSHRGSAESIRKALQNLKEKGLIRSVAHGIYVRPIIDKYIGEVLPTAEDVAKAIARRDKIKLISTGAYALHALGLSTQVPLKLVFLTDGAPRIIKVGKRTIKLKRTTPKNLKAKGKISSLVIQALREIGKDKATEVELQKINTLLQKEDLKLLQHDIALAPVWIREIMKQAIDK; translated from the coding sequence ATGCAAAGCGTTGAATTTAAGATAGAAAAGACAATTAAGTCAAAACCTAAAGGTTATCTATTGTTTTCCGATGATTTTAGCCATAGAGGTTCGGCAGAATCAATAAGAAAAGCTTTGCAAAACTTAAAAGAAAAAGGTCTGATAAGGTCTGTTGCTCATGGTATATACGTGCGTCCGATAATAGACAAATATATTGGAGAAGTATTGCCTACCGCCGAGGATGTAGCTAAAGCCATTGCCAGACGCGATAAAATTAAACTCATCTCTACAGGAGCATACGCATTACATGCTTTAGGTTTAAGTACACAAGTACCTTTAAAATTAGTTTTCCTCACCGATGGTGCTCCCCGTATTATTAAGGTCGGAAAAAGAACCATAAAACTAAAAAGAACCACTCCTAAAAACCTTAAAGCAAAAGGTAAAATCAGCTCTTTGGTTATACAGGCTTTGCGTGAAATAGGCAAAGATAAAGCCACTGAGGTGGAACTTCAGAAAATTAATACGCTTTTACAAAAGGAAGACCTCAAATTGTTGCAACACGATATTGCATTAGCCCCGGTGTGGATTAGAGAAATAATGAAACAGGCAATTGATAAATAG
- a CDS encoding calcium/sodium antiporter: MYLDIVIIIACIFALAFGSSWLVDSSVRIANWLKIPELVIGLTIVAFGTSAPEFGVTFLSAMKGMGDIAIGNVVGSNIFNLGFILGGTALIGTLKSSKPLVYRDGFFLLSGTVLLTFFLWDLSMTKIEGGILFTLLFAYLAFLFVKKEPIEEIEINEKVHWYDFLLLPLGLGLILVGSHFLVESSVNVARIFGMSEWVIGATIVAFGTSAPELATSITAAAKGHHGISIGNLIGSDIFNMFGVLGVTGIIQNLNVDEGVRSNLILLIGMIVLTLLFLRTRWRLTRWEGGILLLIGAIRWYYSFTAG; the protein is encoded by the coding sequence ATGTATTTGGATATAGTAATAATAATAGCTTGTATTTTTGCTTTAGCCTTTGGGTCCTCATGGTTGGTTGATTCATCTGTCAGAATTGCTAATTGGCTTAAGATTCCTGAATTAGTAATTGGATTGACAATTGTAGCATTTGGAACATCTGCTCCTGAATTTGGCGTTACATTTTTATCAGCAATGAAAGGTATGGGAGACATTGCCATAGGAAATGTTGTTGGTTCAAACATCTTTAACCTAGGGTTTATATTAGGAGGAACAGCTCTTATAGGCACTTTAAAATCATCTAAACCCCTGGTTTACCGTGATGGCTTTTTCTTATTATCTGGTACTGTTTTGCTTACATTCTTTCTGTGGGATTTATCAATGACGAAAATTGAAGGAGGAATCCTCTTTACTTTGCTTTTTGCCTATTTAGCATTCCTGTTTGTTAAAAAAGAACCTATTGAAGAAATTGAAATCAATGAAAAGGTACATTGGTACGATTTTCTTCTGCTACCGCTTGGATTAGGATTAATTCTGGTAGGTTCTCATTTTTTGGTAGAATCATCTGTTAATGTTGCAAGGATATTTGGTATGTCTGAATGGGTTATCGGTGCAACAATCGTTGCATTCGGAACATCTGCCCCCGAATTAGCTACATCTATAACTGCTGCGGCTAAAGGTCATCATGGTATTTCAATCGGAAATCTTATAGGTAGTGATATATTCAATATGTTTGGAGTACTCGGCGTTACAGGTATTATTCAAAACTTAAATGTTGATGAAGGTGTTCGTTCAAATCTGATACTTCTTATAGGTATGATTGTTTTGACCTTATTGTTTCTTAGAACCAGATGGAGACTTACAAGATGGGAAGGTGGTATACTTCTTTTAATAGGCGCAATTAGATGGTACTATAGCTTTACAGCAGGGTAA
- a CDS encoding pectate lyase → MKYFLFNLFLSLSVYQAFATGEITKDNRAIAFPGAEGAGKYTTGGRGGIVYKVTNLNDDGPGSLRDGIQKKGARIIVFSVSGVIELQSSLDINNDNITIAGQSAPGLGITLVNYGMKVGANNVIVRYLRIRPGDKAGIELDALKGKEQKDIIIDHCSVSWATDEVCSFYDNENFTLQYCIISESLNESVHHKGSHGYGGIWGGMNSSFHHNLLAHHKSRNPRINGSRYHKQPEREKAEFVNNVVYNWKSKCMYAGEDGNYKIAGNFFFPGPATSKSASKQFLEPYKPYSNYNITNNYLEGFPEVTQDNLKGIEIEVGSIDSIELKATIEISDYKIESPVSAFTKVLNSAGASKQRDEIDTRIIGEVKNKKSTYGENGIINSQTEVGGYPSIISEKADVDTDKDGMPDVWEQNQKGLNDKLNDANGYDLSDTFTNVEVYLNSLVSF, encoded by the coding sequence ATGAAGTATTTTTTGTTTAATTTATTCTTAAGCTTATCTGTTTATCAAGCCTTTGCAACAGGTGAAATAACCAAAGATAACCGAGCCATCGCTTTTCCTGGAGCTGAAGGTGCCGGTAAATACACCACCGGAGGACGTGGGGGAATTGTATATAAAGTAACCAATCTGAATGATGATGGGCCAGGTAGTTTACGAGATGGCATCCAGAAAAAAGGAGCTAGAATAATTGTCTTTTCTGTAAGCGGAGTCATTGAATTGCAATCATCACTTGATATTAACAATGATAACATTACCATAGCAGGACAAAGTGCACCCGGTTTAGGTATAACCCTCGTAAATTATGGTATGAAAGTGGGTGCAAACAATGTGATTGTAAGATATTTAAGAATACGCCCTGGTGATAAAGCAGGAATTGAACTGGATGCACTTAAAGGGAAAGAGCAGAAGGACATTATTATTGACCATTGTAGTGTAAGCTGGGCTACCGATGAAGTGTGTTCGTTCTATGATAATGAAAATTTCACACTTCAATATTGTATTATTTCAGAGAGTTTAAATGAATCAGTGCATCACAAAGGTTCACATGGTTACGGAGGTATATGGGGTGGCATGAATAGTTCCTTTCACCATAACTTGTTAGCTCATCACAAAAGTCGGAATCCAAGAATAAATGGTAGTAGATACCACAAGCAACCGGAAAGGGAAAAAGCAGAATTTGTAAACAATGTGGTTTATAATTGGAAGTCAAAATGTATGTATGCAGGAGAAGATGGAAATTATAAAATTGCCGGAAACTTTTTTTTCCCTGGACCAGCAACCTCAAAATCAGCTAGTAAACAATTTTTAGAACCATATAAACCATACAGTAATTACAATATTACTAATAATTATCTTGAAGGATTTCCAGAGGTTACTCAAGACAATTTGAAGGGAATTGAAATTGAAGTTGGTTCTATTGATTCTATTGAATTAAAAGCTACAATAGAAATATCGGATTATAAAATAGAAAGCCCGGTATCAGCTTTTACTAAGGTGCTTAATTCAGCAGGTGCAAGTAAGCAACGAGATGAAATTGATACAAGAATCATTGGTGAAGTCAAGAACAAGAAAAGTACTTATGGCGAAAATGGTATCATTAACAGCCAAACGGAAGTTGGCGGATATCCATCAATAATATCAGAAAAAGCTGATGTTGATACAGATAAAGATGGAATGCCTGACGTATGGGAACAAAACCAAAAAGGACTAAACGACAAATTAAATGATGCTAATGGATATGACTTATCAGATACGTTTACTAATGTTGAAGTTTACCTGAATAGCCTGGTATCGTTTTAA
- a CDS encoding response regulator transcription factor: MKVLVIEDEQLLLQSILSYLSNENYICDSADNFNSASEKIAFNDYDCYVVDIMLGENNGLTLIENLKNTNKEGGVIIISAKNSLDDRLNGLNIGADDYLTKPFHLSELNARIKAILRRRQNKGFKNLVFNEILIDLDSQDTFVNDVKLELTTKEFQLLKYFVINKNRVIKKQSIVDHLWSDEYNFSSYDFIYTHLTNLRKKLSIAGCKDYIRTIYGLGYKFSETV, from the coding sequence ATGAAGGTATTAGTTATAGAAGACGAGCAACTGCTATTGCAAAGCATATTGTCATATCTTTCCAATGAGAATTATATATGCGATAGTGCAGATAACTTTAATAGTGCTTCAGAAAAAATTGCCTTTAATGATTACGATTGTTATGTGGTTGATATAATGTTAGGTGAAAATAACGGATTAACTCTGATTGAAAATCTAAAAAATACCAATAAAGAAGGTGGGGTAATTATTATATCTGCAAAAAACTCACTTGATGACAGACTGAATGGTTTAAATATTGGTGCAGACGATTATTTGACAAAGCCATTCCATTTATCAGAATTAAATGCACGTATAAAAGCCATATTAAGGAGAAGACAGAACAAAGGATTTAAGAATTTGGTTTTTAATGAAATATTAATAGACTTGGATTCTCAGGATACATTTGTAAATGATGTTAAGCTGGAATTAACAACAAAGGAGTTTCAGTTACTCAAATATTTTGTAATTAACAAAAACCGTGTAATTAAAAAACAATCCATTGTTGACCATTTATGGTCGGATGAATACAACTTTTCTTCCTACGATTTTATTTATACTCATCTGACCAATTTGAGAAAAAAATTATCAATCGCAGGTTGTAAGGATTACATCCGAACAATTTATGGACTTGGATATAAGTTTTCGGAGACTGTGTAA
- a CDS encoding HAMP domain-containing sensor histidine kinase, translated as MKLLTRTLIYFLLISIPTFVLGSFAFYFFLKYAMIQQVDESLKTDKQEIIDFVNNNKNDVSELYKAISCTYFLVPDSVYEPRKEVFSFISEYDSLDMDYKPFRQLKTSIQIKTDHYQLVMRESLVDSDSLIYSILFFAIVLLAMLTIGIALLNWFISKRIWNPFYQLLAIISNFKPGKDVKTEIKSNNIQEFGSLNIAIGKMINRINKDFNKQKKFIDNIAHELQTPLAIANSQLELFMQDSSLNEKTANMIDGLDKTLLKMKNMNQSLLLLSRIQNEQFNESKIIELDNIIIEYLKIYQDQIQIMNITIDISSLKAISINMNEALSNILIGNLLSNALKHNVLDGYIRIASTIKTMTIENSGHELNMDTEELFSPYVSRSNNSDSLGMGLSIIKEICNYYNFNVEYSLKQNIHKIQITFN; from the coding sequence ATGAAATTATTAACCAGAACACTCATTTATTTTTTACTTATATCAATTCCAACCTTTGTATTGGGAAGTTTTGCCTTTTATTTTTTCTTAAAATATGCAATGATTCAGCAAGTTGATGAATCATTAAAGACCGACAAACAAGAAATAATAGATTTTGTAAATAACAATAAGAATGATGTTTCAGAATTATATAAAGCAATTAGTTGCACATATTTTTTAGTTCCTGATTCAGTATATGAACCAAGAAAAGAAGTGTTCAGTTTTATCAGCGAGTATGATAGTCTGGATATGGATTACAAACCTTTTCGACAATTAAAAACCTCTATTCAGATTAAAACTGACCATTACCAACTAGTAATGCGTGAATCTCTTGTTGATAGCGATTCACTTATATATAGTATCCTTTTTTTTGCGATTGTTCTATTAGCTATGTTAACGATAGGAATCGCACTACTAAACTGGTTTATCTCAAAACGAATTTGGAATCCTTTTTACCAGCTTCTTGCAATTATCTCAAACTTTAAACCGGGGAAGGATGTGAAAACAGAAATAAAGTCAAATAATATTCAAGAGTTTGGCAGTTTAAATATAGCCATAGGTAAAATGATTAATCGCATCAATAAAGATTTTAACAAACAAAAAAAATTTATAGACAATATTGCTCACGAACTTCAAACACCGCTGGCTATTGCAAATTCTCAACTTGAGCTTTTCATGCAGGATTCGTCCTTAAATGAAAAAACAGCCAATATGATTGATGGTCTGGATAAGACCTTGCTCAAAATGAAAAATATGAATCAATCATTATTGCTACTATCAAGAATTCAAAATGAGCAATTTAATGAAAGTAAAATTATTGAACTGGATAATATTATTATTGAATATTTAAAAATTTATCAAGACCAGATTCAAATAATGAATATAACCATAGACATTAGTTCTTTAAAAGCTATTTCTATCAATATGAATGAGGCATTATCGAATATTTTGATAGGCAATTTACTTAGTAACGCATTAAAACATAATGTGCTGGATGGATATATTCGAATTGCTTCAACAATTAAAACGATGACAATTGAAAACAGTGGCCATGAACTGAATATGGACACGGAGGAATTGTTCTCCCCATATGTAAGTAGAAGTAACAATTCAGATTCATTGGGAATGGGATTATCAATCATAAAGGAGATATGCAATTACTACAATTTTAATGTGGAGTATAGTTTGAAACAAAACATACATAAAATTCAAATCACTTTTAATTAA